The following is a genomic window from Candidatus Omnitrophota bacterium.
GGCCAACAACATCTCGCTCTGCCATAATTTCTCCTCCGCCCGCTTGCGTTGCGTAATGTCAAGTACGATGGAGTGAAGAAAAATTTTCCCTTTCGATTGAATTTTACTGCTATATACTTCGACATCACGGATAGAACCATCCGCTATTTTATGGCGAAATTCGAAGGGAGTGCATTTCCCTGAAAGAACTTTATCCATCTCAAGTTGCATCCGGTCGGGTGGAAGAGTATTGATCTCTTGGATCTTCATTTGTTTAAGCCGCTCGCGAGACCATTTGTAGAATATTGCGGCGGCTTCATTGGCGTCGACGATATTCCCGGTTTCCGGATCGACAATCAGTTTAATGGCCGCGTGTTTTTCAAATAGATTTCGAAAAAGCTCTTCGCTCTCCTGCAATGCGGTTTCGGCCATCTTGCGCTCGGTGATGTCCGAACCGACGCTGAACATCTCGACCGTGTTTCCATTCTCATCCTTAATGGCTTTATTGGTCCAGGCAATCCAGACTTTTCTTCCGTCCCTGCAGACGTTTTGGTTAATATTATTCGTGTACAACTCCGGGTGTTCAATCATACCGTTGAACATATCAACCAGATTTCGACCCGACTCATCCCGCTCCTCGACGATGGTTCCCATGATTGGTTTTCCCAGAATTTCCCGCTCGCTAAAACCGAAGAACGATTGTCCAAACTCATTCAGGAACGTAATCGCTCCCTCTCGATTCCACCTCAAAATGATGCTGTTCGCATTCTGAACCAGTTCCCGGTACTTGGCTTCACTGGCATGCAGCGCATCCTCATACTGTTTTTTTTCGGTAATGTCGTGGACGATGGCGTAGAGAAAATTCTTGCCGCTTAGGAGTATCGGGCCGATATACACTTCCACGTCTCGAATTTCTCCATTGGCCAGGCGGTGGCGGAGTATTTCGTGTTTCTGGCTGCCCGACTTCGCCGTTTGCAAAATAGCCAATATGGCTTCTGGCGGAAGCGTGCAGAAATCCTTGACTTTTTTGGTTTTAAAGGTATCGATGTCATATCCGTAATAGGCGCACGCCGCCGGATTGGCATCGACGATCTCGGCGGTATCCGGATCCGCAATCAACATCACGGCAAAATTGTCTTTGAATAGGCTCTGATACCGGCTTTCCGCTTCCGCCTTTGCCTTGCGAAGGCGGGCGCTCTCCAACGCGTTCTGCGCCGCGAAACGAAGACGCTTGTAATGTTGGGGTTTTTTGACGATATAATCATCCAAACCCAATTTCATGGCGTTGACCGCTATCTCTTCGTTACCCGTACCCGTAAACATGATGACGGGGCAATTGGGATAGCGGGATTTCACTTGCTGCAGAACGGTCAATCCATCCGTCCAGAGAAGAGAAAAGTCGGTAATCACAAGGTCAAAATCTGGATTGTTCAAAGCGTCTCGCAACGATCTTTCATCGCCGATCTGGAATGCAACAAGAGTCGGAAATTGTTTTTTTAGTTCCTGGAGCGCAAGGACGCGATCGTTGGGATTGTCATCCACCAAGAGAATGCGTACCGATTCATTTGCATTCATGATTTGTTTCCTTTTTATCGATTGAGGCTTCTGCAAAATTCATAAAATCCGCTTTTAAATTCTCCCCCCAAACTTGGGGGGAGTTATACCAGTCTGCGTTAGGATTGTTGTTTATAAGTTCCCTCGCCCTCTGGGAGAGGGTTAGGGTGAGGGTATAGTAAGTCTAATAATATCAACCCTCACCTAACCTCTCCCAATCTTGGGAGAGGAATTTTAAAATCGACAAATTCAAAGCAGTTTGGTATTAGAGGGGGGTTGATTATGTTATACTTAAAGCAACCCCCTCCTAACCTCCCCCAGGCTTTGGGGAGGAATAATGGAATTTTACAAGCAGCTCGATTCAAAAAAGATCGGGTTTTTCGTTCAGGTTCGTCCAGTATTGTCCGACTGTTTTCATCATGGATACAAAAGCATGAAAGTTGGCAGGTTTGACCAGATAGGAGTTGACTCCCAGATCGTACGCCCGGTTAATATCCGATAACGAGGCCCGGCCTCCAGTAGCGATGTAATTCTCGGAATACTCTTTCATGAGGGACAGTGGATAAACGCCACCCCGAGCTTTTCGAAGCGCTTCTTCATTGATATCGGTCGCGTAGATCCGGCAACGGCTGTAAATTTCTTCTTCCTCCAGCAGAATGGCTAATGAATAAGCCTCCTCGCCGGTGGAACATCCAGCCGTCCACAAGCGAACGAACGGATAAGTCCGCAAAATCGGTACGACCTCCGAACGGAACGAACGATAGAAATCGGGATCGCGAAACAGGGAGGTTACGTTGACAGTTACAGCATAAATGAACCGTTGCATCGCTTCCATATCGCAAAGTATTTTTTCATGCAATTCGGGAATTGAACTCAATTTCTCGTCGCGGATTATGTTTCCGATACGGCGCCGCAACGAAGACGGCGCATAATCCCGGAAATCGTAACCGGCGCGTTCGTAGACGGTTTCCAACAAGGAGGAGATTTCTCGATCGTCGAGTTTATTCATAACCTTGACTGATTCCTTCAGCGATACAACCACACGCGCAGCAAAGCGAAGAGGCGTTCGGAATCCACCGGTTTGGGAACGTAATCGGAAGAGCCCGCTTCGATGCATTTCTCGCGGTCGCCTTTCGTCGCCTTGGCCGTGAGCGCAATAATCGGCAATGATTTGAATTTTGTTATTTTGCGAATACGGCGGATGGCCTCGAAGCCATCCATTTCCGGCATCATGATGTCCATTAAAATGGCATCGAGGCCCGGAGTCTTCTTCAACAATTCAATCCCCTCTTTTCCATCGGAGGCGTAGAGAACTTCCATTTGATTGTGTTCAAGCAGGCTGGTCATAGCGAAGATGTTCCGGATATCGTCGTCCACAATGAGAATCTTTTTACCGGCCAGCAGCGGATCTTTTTGCCTCGCTTGATGCAATAGAGTTCGCTTCGATTCGGGCAGGTTTTCTTCGACCTGATGGAGGAACAGAGTCACTTCGTCGTAGAGGCGTTCCTTGGACTTTGCATCTTTGACGATAATGGTTTCGGAGATTCTGCTTAATTCTCCGGCTTGGCGTTCGCTTAGTTCCTTGGCCGTATAGATGATAACGGGGAGCCGCGAGAAATCTACGGAATCCTTGGTTTTCTCGATCACTTCCGAACCATCCATATCCGGCAGTTTTAAATCCAGCACCAGGCAATCGAAGGATTGGCTTCGAAGAGCGTCGATCGCTTCTATTCCATTCTGGACGGCAATAATGCGCACTTTATCCTCGGCCAGAAGATTCACTATAGATTCGCGTTCGACGGCGTTGTCTTCCACCACGAGAACCTGTTTGATAGTATCTTTGTTGACTTGTTGGATTCGGGCAAACACCTCTTCCAACGCCTCCACGGCAATCGGTTTTTCCAGATAGACAAACGCCCCCATTTTCAGGGCGCGCAATCGTTGATTCTCCTCGATCGTGATTACATGTACGGGGATATGGCGAGTTCGTTGATCGTGTTTCAGAATGTCGAGTACGGCCCAGCCGTCCATGTCGGGAAGATGGATATCCAGCGTAATGGCGACGGGTTTGTATTTCCGCGCCAGAGCCACGCCTTCCTCGCCGGTTAACGCTGCAAGACCTTTAAATCCCCGTTCCCACGCCTTTTCCAACAGAATCTTGGCAAACGCAACGTCGTCCTCAATAACCAACAAGGTTCGATCGCTTGGCAGGATAGAAGCGCGGTCGTCGGGTATCGCGGTTTCCATCGCGACCAGAGATTCTTCTTGGGAAATAACAAACTGATCGCCGGTAAGGGAGAAATCCGATGCGAGCTCGTCTTGATTTCCTGTATTTCGAGGTCTCTCGGGGAGAATTTCACCGTCCGGAGGATTACTCGGTTTACGATCCGGACGCAGTTTGTAATTTAACGGCAAGAAGAGAGTAAAGACAGAGCCTTGGCCTTCCTTGCTTTGGACCAACCGCAGTTCGCCACCCAACAAGTGGGCGATTCCCCGGCTGATGGACAGTCCCAAACCCGTGCCGCCGAACTTGCGGTTGGTGGAGGCGTCCGCCTGTTGGAACGACTCGAAAATGATCCGCCGTTTGTCTTCGGGGATGCCGATGCCGGTATCGCTGACGGTGAAGGCGACTACCATTTTGGCGTGGTTGAGAATCTCATGATCGAGACTCCAACCGGACGCCGCTTTGCTTATCTTCAGGGTCACTTCGCCTTTGTTAGTAAATTTGAAGGC
Proteins encoded in this region:
- a CDS encoding CheR family methyltransferase; translation: MNKLDDREISSLLETVYERAGYDFRDYAPSSLRRRIGNIIRDEKLSSIPELHEKILCDMEAMQRFIYAVTVNVTSLFRDPDFYRSFRSEVVPILRTYPFVRLWTAGCSTGEEAYSLAILLEEEEIYSRCRIYATDINEEALRKARGGVYPLSLMKEYSENYIATGGRASLSDINRAYDLGVNSYLVKPANFHAFVSMMKTVGQYWTNLNEKPDLF